From a region of the uncultured Draconibacterium sp. genome:
- a CDS encoding V-type ATP synthase subunit B → MIRKEINRISEVGKALISVEGNPGVALNHVVELLEANTNQSLSFAKAINITEDSTRFQVFNGTQGLSTQTKIRMHEVPLTAGFSYNMLGRSFDGIGDVADGGPEIIFDKQISTRLDTLNPTVRLVPKQPLWTGIPMIDVFNTLVKSQKIPIFAGPTEPYNRLLSQIAQGAQADVIIFAGIGLKFDEYHYFKEQLSQSGNIDKTIMFTHLAGDSQIKGLMLPDVALSVSREFADQGKDVLVLLTDMTNWSNILRNVANYQDQIPSLQGYPGSLYSELARRYEVAADIEGAGSITIIGATTLESLEDPVPDNTGYITEGQFFLENGKLKLARSLSRLKQQVNDTTREDHRPIMTVMASLLADAEKAYEAAEVGAANDTFSQKLLRYREDFIANMEEPFGEPIELEAALDKCWDILKRHFEPTETGLSKKLIEQYWN, encoded by the coding sequence ATGATACGAAAAGAAATAAACAGAATTAGCGAAGTTGGTAAAGCACTGATTTCGGTTGAAGGAAATCCCGGGGTGGCACTCAACCACGTGGTTGAACTACTGGAAGCCAACACCAACCAAAGTCTGTCGTTTGCCAAAGCCATTAATATTACTGAAGACTCAACGCGTTTCCAGGTGTTTAACGGAACGCAGGGGTTGAGCACACAAACGAAAATACGTATGCACGAGGTTCCGCTTACAGCAGGTTTCTCGTACAATATGCTTGGCCGTAGTTTCGATGGAATTGGCGATGTGGCCGACGGCGGTCCTGAAATTATTTTCGACAAACAAATTTCAACACGATTAGATACTCTAAATCCAACGGTTCGTTTGGTTCCCAAGCAACCATTGTGGACAGGTATTCCAATGATTGACGTATTTAATACACTGGTAAAATCGCAAAAGATTCCAATTTTTGCCGGTCCTACCGAGCCTTACAACCGTTTGCTTTCGCAGATTGCCCAGGGTGCACAGGCCGACGTAATTATTTTTGCCGGTATTGGTTTGAAATTCGATGAGTACCATTACTTCAAAGAGCAGTTATCGCAATCGGGTAATATCGATAAAACGATTATGTTTACCCACCTTGCCGGCGACTCGCAGATTAAAGGTCTTATGTTACCCGATGTGGCATTAAGTGTGTCGCGCGAATTTGCCGATCAGGGAAAAGATGTGTTGGTGCTGCTAACCGACATGACCAACTGGTCGAATATTTTGCGTAATGTGGCCAACTATCAGGATCAAATTCCTTCGTTGCAAGGTTATCCAGGCTCGCTGTATTCAGAGCTAGCCCGTCGTTATGAAGTAGCTGCCGACATTGAAGGCGCAGGTTCGATAACCATTATCGGGGCAACAACACTTGAATCGCTTGAAGATCCGGTTCCTGATAATACAGGATACATTACCGAGGGACAGTTCTTCCTGGAAAATGGGAAACTTAAGCTAGCGCGTTCGTTATCGCGTTTAAAGCAGCAGGTGAACGACACTACACGTGAAGACCACCGTCCTATTATGACAGTAATGGCATCGCTACTTGCCGATGCTGAAAAAGCCTACGAGGCCGCTGAGGTTGGTGCCGCAAACGATACATTCTCGCAAAAACTTTTGCGTTACCGCGAAGATTTTATCGCGAACATGGAAGAACCATTTGGAGAACCCATTGAGCTGGAAGCCGCATTAGATAAATGCTGGGATATTTTAAAACGACATTTTGAGCCAACCGAAACCGGGTTGAGTAAAAAACTGATCGAGCAATATTGGAACTAA
- a CDS encoding DUF2764 family protein — protein sequence MVYLMTSLPSLSLGEAPPITIDEFNDDAKRQLSSRHFKALQSADIQKLDNKVGVKSISSLLNSIKEDLSEVREAKAQNRQAKPERMPNSLLRGNPMEREMNILQWQWEELQDIEAGKTFTLTEVLVYKLKLQLVERLYSFDEIKGAEVLASVVNPGKNKEGK from the coding sequence ATGGTTTATCTTATGACCAGTTTGCCATCGTTGTCCCTGGGAGAGGCTCCTCCGATTACAATTGACGAATTTAACGATGATGCAAAACGCCAATTGTCTTCCCGGCATTTCAAGGCATTGCAATCAGCTGATATTCAAAAATTGGATAATAAAGTTGGAGTAAAAAGCATTTCCTCGCTTTTAAACAGTATTAAGGAAGATCTTTCAGAAGTTAGAGAAGCCAAAGCGCAAAACCGTCAGGCGAAGCCGGAGCGAATGCCAAATTCACTGCTGCGGGGAAATCCCATGGAGCGCGAGATGAATATTTTGCAATGGCAATGGGAAGAACTGCAGGATATTGAGGCCGGAAAAACATTCACTCTAACCGAAGTTTTGGTGTACAAACTAAAACTTCAACTGGTGGAAAGATTGTATTCCTTCGACGAAATAAAAGGTGCTGAAGTATTGGCATCAGTGGTAAATCCGGGAAAAAACAAGGAGGGCAAATAA
- a CDS encoding V-type ATP synthase subunit D encodes MAGIKIKYTKTERARQKKILKVSERMLPLFEAMEKSLMATINTIAERIEQIREEIEKNRLAAEPWTAVMSDSWVNISEYISVNKIITKTIDVAGVRVQQFVKVDFNVMPINDNTPLWVDDAIELMQVQLQLLAEIECLKEQIELLEEELLDVRARVKLFENRRIPNAKLAIRKIGQKLQDDERLTIATAKVVKTSKQKEGSL; translated from the coding sequence ATGGCAGGTATAAAAATTAAATATACAAAAACCGAAAGAGCCCGTCAGAAGAAAATTCTGAAGGTTTCGGAAAGGATGCTGCCGTTGTTTGAAGCGATGGAAAAATCGTTGATGGCAACCATAAATACCATCGCTGAACGGATTGAGCAGATTCGCGAAGAAATTGAAAAGAACCGCTTAGCAGCAGAACCGTGGACGGCCGTAATGAGCGACTCGTGGGTAAACATCAGTGAATATATTTCGGTGAATAAAATTATTACCAAAACCATTGATGTGGCCGGTGTTCGTGTTCAACAATTCGTTAAGGTTGATTTTAATGTAATGCCGATTAACGACAACACGCCTTTGTGGGTTGACGATGCCATTGAGCTGATGCAGGTTCAATTGCAACTACTGGCCGAAATTGAATGTTTGAAAGAACAAATCGAGCTTTTGGAAGAAGAGTTGCTGGATGTGCGTGCGCGGGTAAAACTGTTCGAGAATCGACGTATTCCGAATGCAAAACTGGCCATTCGTAAAATCGGGCAAAAGTTACAGGACGATGAGCGCTTAACAATTGCAACGGCAAAAGTGGTAAAAACAAGCAAACAAAAGGAGGGCAGCCTATGA
- a CDS encoding V-type ATPase 116kDa subunit family protein, with protein sequence MIAEMKKLMLFMPDSADDIDAELTALGELGVLHIAPLQPAKHESIERVDARIKQLQQAISVLNQYDDEQYSGAEVEEVPDYSKLERGAVFLMEKVLDAENHRQELENIKLNLTSDIRWFENWGNITLKDIKGLNDKGIWIKAYLLDDKDLKKVSDREDIQVVGKLNDLNQVILLTKDAGERLLDMEELPFPQNELENARELLAATNKDLGSNKEFLLQLHTQKAVLQDGLKERLRRFDVRNVQFGGLAVDKHVRFWKGFIPLEHVDEFIETAEERHWGYVIEDPLPEEEEEVPTLVRTPKWAQRIQPVMDFMGLVPGYKEMDVSRVFMVFFTFFTGILVGDAGYGLVFLLITFLAHRKKKFAKQIEFGLIYTLSVSIMFWGVLTGTYFGSEAIAELPVLRSLKIEALASFGGDNLIIQKIMFLIGAVHLTVGHLQVAWKFSNSVRAIAQFGWIAIIWGLYLIVNQMVLGIEAPALMVWLFVGGALLVALFSKPGTSFFKGMLSSIGNLPLSIINGFSDIISYIRLYAVGLSTVLMAASFNQMAIGDGITTIVSGIGAVLVLILGHGLNMILAAMAVLVHGVRLNMLEYAGHAEVEFSGNEYKPFNLKDNKQ encoded by the coding sequence ATGATAGCAGAAATGAAGAAACTGATGCTGTTTATGCCCGACTCAGCCGATGATATTGATGCGGAACTTACGGCTTTGGGAGAGCTTGGAGTATTACATATTGCTCCATTGCAACCGGCAAAACACGAATCGATTGAGCGGGTTGATGCACGTATTAAACAGCTGCAGCAAGCCATTTCGGTTCTTAATCAGTACGATGATGAGCAATATTCCGGCGCCGAGGTGGAAGAAGTTCCGGATTACTCAAAACTGGAACGGGGAGCAGTTTTTCTTATGGAAAAGGTGCTGGATGCTGAAAACCATCGGCAGGAACTCGAAAATATTAAGCTCAACTTAACCAGCGACATAAGGTGGTTCGAGAATTGGGGAAATATTACTCTTAAGGATATTAAAGGACTCAATGATAAGGGAATCTGGATAAAAGCCTACCTCCTTGACGACAAAGACTTAAAAAAAGTATCCGATCGTGAAGACATTCAGGTTGTTGGCAAGTTAAACGACTTAAATCAGGTTATTTTATTAACCAAAGATGCCGGCGAACGATTGCTGGATATGGAAGAACTTCCTTTTCCGCAGAATGAGCTTGAAAATGCAAGAGAGTTATTAGCTGCAACCAACAAGGACCTGGGAAGTAATAAGGAGTTTTTACTTCAGTTACACACCCAGAAAGCCGTGTTACAAGACGGTCTGAAAGAACGCTTGCGGCGTTTTGATGTTCGGAATGTGCAGTTTGGAGGTTTAGCGGTGGATAAACATGTACGCTTCTGGAAAGGTTTTATTCCTTTAGAACATGTAGATGAATTCATTGAAACAGCGGAAGAACGCCACTGGGGATATGTAATAGAGGATCCTTTACCCGAAGAAGAGGAAGAGGTCCCTACCCTTGTGCGAACGCCAAAATGGGCACAGCGAATTCAACCGGTAATGGATTTTATGGGACTGGTTCCCGGCTATAAGGAAATGGATGTTTCCCGGGTATTTATGGTATTCTTTACCTTTTTCACAGGAATTCTTGTGGGAGACGCCGGTTACGGACTGGTATTTTTATTGATCACCTTTTTAGCGCACCGGAAGAAAAAATTTGCCAAACAAATTGAGTTTGGATTGATCTATACGCTTTCCGTGTCAATTATGTTTTGGGGTGTGTTAACCGGAACCTATTTCGGATCAGAAGCAATTGCTGAACTACCGGTGCTACGAAGCTTAAAAATTGAAGCACTGGCCAGCTTTGGTGGCGACAACCTGATAATACAAAAAATCATGTTCCTGATTGGTGCAGTTCACCTTACCGTTGGGCACCTGCAAGTTGCATGGAAATTTAGTAACAGCGTAAGGGCCATTGCCCAATTCGGGTGGATTGCAATTATCTGGGGTTTATACCTTATTGTAAACCAAATGGTATTAGGAATTGAGGCTCCGGCATTAATGGTCTGGCTGTTTGTTGGAGGCGCTTTGCTCGTGGCTTTGTTCTCAAAACCGGGAACAAGCTTCTTTAAAGGTATGCTTTCATCAATCGGTAATTTGCCACTCAGCATTATTAATGGTTTTTCCGACATTATATCGTACATCCGGCTTTACGCAGTTGGCCTGTCAACCGTATTAATGGCGGCAAGTTTTAACCAAATGGCTATTGGCGATGGTATAACTACAATTGTCTCCGGAATTGGAGCAGTGCTGGTTTTAATTTTAGGGCACGGTTTGAATATGATTCTGGCGGCAATGGCGGTGCTGGTTCATGGTGTTCGTTTAAATATGCTTGAGTACGCAGGTCACGCCGAAGTAGAATTTTCAGGAAATGAATATAAACCCTTCAATTTGAAGGACAACAAACAATAA
- a CDS encoding histidine kinase encodes MSLKILFRGRVLLAIIIFTTITCTGIIYTSIKSLRLDREHLSLLELSKNIDLEISHSRIFLDDYFLLNDSLKKTTILDCFTTSNRYTTSLDSLIAEKYKGNRKSELQSSLQVISNQVSQLQNKVTASLQNNAKDFNVAILTEYRDFQLAYQELDRKIHDYILHENNGFRQRVFTLLLLTLFLLLVCIFLIYRIINSYNTIEKQQALRALEVEYKERKRIAADLHDGLGSILSSIALFIKLIEKDCRNNSENKSLVQVKELSAIALENLEATINNLNPSILNKYGLLKSLEILCDKINDIGEVSCVVNSTNPEIKLDPNMELNVYRICNELINNTLKHADASKLHIDIQQIKKTVVILYCDNGKGFNPELIHTSDEEKMGLRNIINRIESFGGKYEINTGEGKGVEIKLSFTI; translated from the coding sequence ATGAGTTTAAAGATATTATTTCGCGGAAGAGTCTTACTGGCCATTATTATCTTCACTACAATTACCTGTACCGGGATTATTTACACTTCCATAAAAAGTTTGCGACTCGACCGTGAACACCTTTCATTACTGGAACTTTCAAAAAACATCGACCTCGAAATATCACACAGCCGAATCTTTCTGGATGATTACTTTTTGTTAAACGACTCATTGAAAAAAACAACGATCTTAGATTGTTTTACAACTTCCAACAGATACACTACTTCTCTCGACTCACTTATTGCTGAAAAATATAAAGGAAACCGCAAATCGGAACTTCAAAGTTCGCTTCAAGTAATAAGTAATCAGGTCAGCCAGTTACAAAATAAAGTAACGGCATCACTTCAAAATAACGCGAAAGATTTTAACGTGGCAATCTTAACTGAATATCGCGATTTTCAGCTTGCTTACCAGGAATTGGACAGAAAGATTCATGATTATATCTTACACGAAAATAATGGGTTCAGACAACGCGTATTTACACTCCTGCTACTAACACTTTTTCTGCTGTTAGTATGTATATTTTTAATCTACCGAATAATAAATTCCTATAACACTATTGAAAAACAACAGGCTCTCAGAGCACTTGAGGTCGAGTATAAAGAACGTAAAAGAATAGCGGCCGATTTGCACGATGGGCTGGGCTCCATTCTTTCGAGCATTGCTCTTTTTATAAAACTCATAGAAAAAGATTGTAGAAATAACTCCGAAAACAAAAGCCTGGTTCAGGTTAAGGAACTATCGGCAATTGCTTTAGAAAACCTGGAAGCAACCATAAACAACTTAAACCCATCAATTCTAAACAAATACGGATTACTAAAATCGCTGGAAATACTTTGCGATAAAATAAATGATATTGGGGAAGTTTCCTGCGTGGTAAATTCAACGAATCCGGAAATAAAGTTAGATCCGAACATGGAACTAAATGTTTACCGTATTTGTAACGAACTAATAAACAACACGCTAAAACACGCTGACGCTTCAAAACTACACATCGACATTCAACAAATTAAAAAGACAGTAGTTATATTGTATTGCGACAACGGAAAAGGATTTAATCCTGAGCTTATTCACACATCAGATGAAGAAAAAATGGGACTGCGAAATATAATTAACCGTATCGAGTCATTTGGTGGTAAATACGAAATTAACACCGGTGAAGGAAAGGGAGTTGAAATAAAGCTTAGTTTCACGATATAA
- a CDS encoding response regulator transcription factor gives MENTNIIIVDDHKIFRDGLIMLLSNFDFVTVVGEAANGEAFLELIDDIEPDIVLMDINMPKMNGIEATKQALKKYPELKVIALTSFADDEYIEQMISAGVEGYMLKRSDIEDFEKAIKKVADGGSYFSSEIIKVISRNLYKDKERRTGEQLLAQFTSREKEILNLICKGLNNYQIAELIHLSPKTVEKYKSNLFQKTETFNTVNLVIYAFKNQLISL, from the coding sequence ATGGAGAACACAAACATTATAATCGTTGACGACCACAAAATTTTTAGAGATGGGTTGATAATGTTACTAAGCAATTTCGACTTTGTAACGGTTGTCGGAGAAGCTGCAAATGGCGAAGCCTTTCTGGAACTTATTGACGACATTGAACCCGACATCGTTTTAATGGACATTAATATGCCTAAAATGAACGGCATTGAAGCCACAAAACAAGCACTAAAAAAGTATCCTGAATTAAAAGTTATTGCACTAACATCTTTTGCCGACGATGAATATATAGAGCAAATGATTTCGGCCGGAGTGGAAGGCTATATGCTAAAACGATCTGATATTGAAGACTTTGAAAAAGCCATTAAAAAAGTTGCCGATGGAGGGAGTTACTTCTCTTCAGAAATTATAAAAGTAATTTCGCGCAATTTGTATAAAGACAAGGAACGTAGGACGGGCGAACAACTTCTGGCCCAATTTACCTCTCGAGAGAAGGAAATCTTAAACTTAATTTGCAAAGGGCTTAACAACTACCAAATTGCTGAATTAATTCATTTAAGCCCAAAAACGGTAGAGAAATACAAAAGTAACCTCTTTCAGAAAACAGAAACTTTTAACACCGTTAACCTGGTTATTTACGCTTTTAAAAATCAGCTTATTTCACTGTAA
- a CDS encoding OmpA family protein: MKRVLLFLFAFVPMLVFAQQECVYFKKMVKLETEKTNLNTTQSDFGPGFVGDELWYSAYTDEEIEKLNNGSDKKIYYNLYSTPTDAKGNVKSGRSAMLASASEGYHAGPVSYCEATGELFVTLSNFENPEVRNKVYQKADIRLKIIIAKKVNGEWQKTGELPFNDPTYSVGHPSITATGDTLYFVSDIPEKGLGGTDIYRSVRTNGTWGEMHNMGSAVNTDKNEMFPFIYKGKFLIFASNGRGAGDDLNMYNVGLFGDNITGVAELTELNSAGDDFGFVIHPEGEVGYYCSNKEGGMGSDDIYKVLLNGLYHLELIVMDKKSMEPMEDADITFDGVAKTIAGTVFKSELEEDKSYSVSSNIDGYMNDSKTISTVGKPFGVLRDTLWVEKVEVRQKFVMENIYYDFDKWNILPESEVELDKLVKVMNDNPDWKVELGSHTDCRGSDAYNQILSQKRSDSAVSYIVSKGIDENRITAKGYGETQLVNQCDDGVPCSAADHRKNRRTEFTILEMNGN; the protein is encoded by the coding sequence ATGAAAAGAGTATTACTTTTTCTTTTTGCATTTGTACCAATGTTGGTGTTTGCTCAACAAGAATGTGTTTATTTCAAAAAAATGGTCAAGCTCGAAACCGAAAAGACCAATCTGAATACAACACAAAGTGATTTTGGTCCCGGTTTCGTGGGCGATGAGCTTTGGTATTCGGCCTATACCGATGAAGAAATTGAGAAATTAAATAATGGTTCTGATAAGAAAATCTATTATAATTTGTATTCAACTCCAACAGATGCAAAAGGTAATGTAAAATCGGGAAGAAGCGCTATGCTGGCTTCGGCAAGCGAAGGTTATCATGCCGGACCGGTTTCGTATTGCGAAGCAACCGGAGAGCTTTTTGTTACTTTAAGTAACTTCGAAAATCCCGAGGTTCGAAATAAAGTTTATCAAAAGGCAGATATCCGTCTGAAAATTATCATCGCCAAAAAAGTTAATGGCGAATGGCAGAAAACAGGAGAGTTGCCATTTAACGATCCAACTTATTCGGTAGGTCATCCAAGTATTACCGCTACGGGCGATACTTTGTATTTTGTTTCAGATATTCCTGAAAAAGGGCTCGGAGGAACAGATATTTACAGGTCAGTTCGCACAAACGGTACCTGGGGCGAAATGCACAATATGGGTAGCGCAGTAAATACCGATAAAAATGAAATGTTCCCTTTTATTTATAAAGGCAAATTCCTGATTTTTGCATCAAATGGAAGAGGTGCTGGGGATGATCTTAATATGTACAATGTTGGACTATTTGGCGATAACATTACCGGAGTTGCCGAGTTGACTGAATTAAACTCTGCCGGTGACGATTTTGGTTTTGTAATTCATCCTGAAGGAGAAGTTGGATACTATTGCTCGAACAAAGAAGGAGGAATGGGAAGCGACGATATTTATAAGGTTCTGCTTAATGGTTTATACCATCTTGAGCTGATCGTTATGGATAAGAAGTCGATGGAACCAATGGAAGATGCTGATATTACATTTGATGGGGTAGCAAAGACAATTGCGGGCACCGTATTTAAGTCCGAATTAGAAGAAGATAAAAGCTATTCTGTTTCAAGTAATATTGATGGTTACATGAACGATTCGAAAACTATTTCTACAGTTGGAAAACCTTTTGGTGTTCTTCGCGATACATTATGGGTTGAAAAAGTAGAAGTAAGGCAGAAGTTTGTTATGGAAAATATTTATTACGACTTTGACAAATGGAATATTTTACCGGAATCGGAAGTTGAACTGGATAAGTTGGTAAAAGTAATGAATGATAATCCTGACTGGAAAGTTGAATTGGGATCGCACACCGACTGTCGTGGTAGTGATGCTTATAACCAAATTCTGAGTCAGAAACGTTCAGATTCAGCAGTTAGCTATATTGTAAGCAAAGGAATTGACGAGAATAGGATTACTGCCAAGGGATATGGTGAAACTCAGTTAGTAAACCAATGTGATGATGGAGTTCCTTGTTCAGCAGCAGATCATCGTAAAAACCGTAGAACAGAATTTACAATTCTTGAAATGAATGGAAATTAG
- the rlmD gene encoding 23S rRNA (uracil(1939)-C(5))-methyltransferase RlmD — MGRRKRKKPFYENVKIEDIGAEGKAVARVGDVVVFTKLAIPGDVVDLQVTKKRRRYQEAIVKEFKAYSEDRAEAFCEHFGVCGGCKWQILPYEKQLFYKQKQVQDQLSRIGKMEMPEMLPILGSEKNTFYRNKMEFTFSNKRWLSFEEVESNEEIKDPNALGFHVPGLFDKVVNIDKCWLQDDPSNQIRNYIYNYALNEKLSFFDIREQKGFLRTLIIRTTSTDEVMVIVSFFYEDEPAREQLLAAVKNEFPGITSLMYVVNTKGNDTITDQEIKVFSGRDFVLEQMEGLQFKIGPKSFYQTNSEQAYELYKIARDFAQLKGDEIVYDLYTGTGTIANFVAKKAKKVVGIEYVPEAIEDAKLNSELNNIENTKFFAGDMKDVLNETFISEHGNPEVVITDPPRAGMHADVIETILKMEPHKIVYVSCNPATQARDLAMLDSLYQIEKIQPVDMFPHTHHVENVVMLRKRLD, encoded by the coding sequence GTGGGAAGAAGAAAAAGAAAGAAGCCGTTTTACGAGAATGTAAAAATTGAAGATATTGGTGCAGAAGGAAAAGCTGTTGCACGTGTTGGCGATGTGGTTGTTTTTACCAAGCTGGCCATTCCAGGTGATGTGGTTGATTTGCAGGTAACAAAGAAAAGAAGACGTTATCAGGAAGCTATTGTAAAAGAGTTTAAAGCATACAGCGAAGACAGAGCTGAAGCATTCTGCGAGCATTTTGGCGTATGCGGCGGGTGTAAGTGGCAAATTCTGCCTTACGAAAAGCAATTATTCTACAAACAAAAACAGGTGCAGGATCAGTTATCCAGAATCGGAAAAATGGAAATGCCTGAAATGCTGCCAATTCTGGGTTCTGAGAAGAACACTTTCTACAGAAATAAAATGGAATTCACCTTTTCGAACAAACGCTGGTTAAGTTTCGAGGAGGTTGAGAGCAATGAGGAAATTAAAGATCCGAATGCTCTTGGTTTTCACGTTCCCGGGTTGTTTGATAAAGTGGTGAATATTGATAAATGCTGGTTACAGGATGATCCGTCGAACCAAATTCGCAACTATATTTACAATTATGCTTTGAACGAAAAATTATCTTTCTTCGATATTCGCGAACAGAAAGGATTCTTAAGAACGCTGATAATCAGGACTACATCAACAGACGAGGTGATGGTTATTGTAAGTTTCTTTTACGAAGATGAACCGGCACGCGAACAGTTGTTAGCTGCCGTGAAGAACGAGTTCCCGGGGATAACTTCGTTAATGTATGTTGTTAATACAAAAGGAAACGATACGATAACCGATCAGGAAATAAAGGTATTTTCAGGGCGTGATTTTGTGCTGGAACAAATGGAGGGATTACAATTTAAAATTGGTCCAAAAAGCTTTTATCAAACCAACTCCGAACAGGCTTACGAGTTATATAAGATAGCCCGTGATTTTGCCCAACTTAAGGGAGATGAGATCGTATACGACCTTTACACCGGAACCGGTACGATCGCTAATTTTGTGGCTAAAAAGGCGAAAAAAGTTGTGGGAATTGAATATGTGCCCGAAGCGATTGAGGATGCTAAATTAAACTCGGAACTCAACAATATAGAAAATACAAAGTTTTTTGCCGGCGATATGAAAGATGTTCTTAACGAAACATTTATAAGTGAACACGGCAACCCTGAAGTAGTAATTACCGATCCGCCACGAGCCGGAATGCATGCCGATGTAATTGAAACCATTTTAAAAATGGAGCCGCACAAAATTGTTTATGTTAGTTGTAATCCTGCCACCCAGGCACGCGACCTTGCGATGCTTGATTCGTTGTACCAAATTGAGAAAATTCAGCCCGTTGATATGTTTCCTCATACACATCATGTGGAAAATGTGGTAATGCTCAGAAAAAGACTTGATTAA